One window of Xanthomonas sp. 10-10 genomic DNA carries:
- a CDS encoding Fe2+-dependent dioxygenase, giving the protein MLLPIPDVLTPAQLGALRERLDAADWADGRITAGHQSAQAKDNAQLPEDSAVAREASALVLDALSRSSTFFSAVLPRRIYPPLFNRYSGGQSFGYHVDNAVRYDRSRGGAEPVRTDVSGTLFLSDPDSYDGGELVIEDTFGTQSVKLPAGHLVIYPGTSLHKVMPVTRGTRVAAFFWTQSMLRDDAQRRLLFELDVSIRRLTQDTPGHPSLIQLTGVYHNLLRQWADV; this is encoded by the coding sequence ATGTTGCTGCCCATTCCCGATGTCCTCACTCCCGCACAACTTGGCGCGTTGCGGGAACGGCTGGACGCGGCCGACTGGGCGGACGGCCGCATCACTGCCGGCCATCAATCCGCGCAGGCCAAGGACAACGCGCAGCTGCCCGAAGACAGCGCGGTCGCACGCGAAGCCAGCGCACTGGTACTGGACGCACTTTCGCGCAGCAGTACGTTCTTTTCCGCGGTGCTGCCGCGTCGGATCTATCCGCCGTTGTTCAATCGTTACAGCGGCGGGCAGTCGTTTGGGTACCACGTCGACAACGCTGTGCGTTACGACCGCAGCCGCGGTGGTGCCGAGCCGGTACGCACCGATGTCTCGGGCACGCTGTTTCTCAGCGACCCGGACAGTTACGACGGCGGTGAGCTGGTGATCGAAGATACCTTCGGCACGCAGTCGGTGAAGCTGCCGGCCGGGCACCTGGTGATCTATCCCGGAACCAGCCTGCATAAGGTGATGCCTGTAACGCGCGGCACGCGCGTCGCCGCGTTCTTCTGGACCCAGAGCATGTTGCGCGACGATGCGCAGCGCCGCCTGTTGTTCGAACTGGACGTGTCGATCCGTCGTTTGACCCAGGACACGCCCGGGCATCCATCGCTGATCCAGCTCACCGGCGTGTATCACAACCTGCTGCGGCAGTGGGCCGATGTCTGA
- a CDS encoding helix-hairpin-helix domain-containing protein, with translation MLARTITQATRSVAMKSFTVVLKSLLLALLLSSNAYALDKVDINTASAEELDKVLTNVGRSKAEAIVEHRQANGPFKSAEELALVKGIGLKTVERNRDLIEVGATMAPAKKAAKGAAVKPVGRR, from the coding sequence ATGCTGGCTAGGACCATCACCCAAGCCACAAGGAGCGTTGCAATGAAGTCATTTACCGTAGTCCTGAAGTCCCTGCTACTGGCGTTGTTGTTGTCCTCGAATGCGTACGCGCTCGACAAGGTCGATATCAACACCGCGTCTGCTGAGGAATTGGACAAGGTGCTGACGAATGTCGGGCGATCAAAAGCCGAGGCAATCGTCGAGCACCGTCAGGCAAACGGTCCCTTCAAAAGTGCCGAGGAACTGGCACTGGTCAAGGGCATCGGACTCAAGACGGTCGAACGGAATCGAGACCTGATCGAAGTAGGAGCCACGATGGCTCCCGCCAAGAAGGCTGCCAAGGGGGCGGCGGTGAAACCGGTGGGACGGCGTTAA
- a CDS encoding FAD:protein FMN transferase translates to MHPVSSADDAVASLGGRSMGTTWSVKLVAPRARDLHPLHARIQAALDRVVAQMSTWEADSDISRYNRAAAGDWQTLPDDFFSVLRTALQIAQASDGAFDPTVGPMVELWGFGASGGRRRVPSPEQIAQARLRCGWRRLQLDGRRLLQPGAVALDLSGIAKGFGVDCVHHALRQADIEDALIDVGGELFGYGRKPDGSAWRVLVESAPDEDAGAALPTRVLALDGLAVATSGDRWHRFDADGMRYAHTFDPRTGAPIPHAPAAVTVLARDAMQADAWATAMTVLGTDAGLAHAARTDLAVRFLTRHDGSLHEAMSPAFERNLAAS, encoded by the coding sequence ATGCATCCAGTTTCTTCCGCAGACGACGCCGTTGCCTCCCTGGGCGGGCGCAGCATGGGCACGACCTGGAGCGTCAAGCTGGTAGCGCCGCGTGCGCGCGACCTGCATCCCCTGCATGCGCGTATCCAGGCGGCGCTCGACCGTGTGGTCGCGCAAATGAGCACCTGGGAAGCGGACTCGGATATCAGCCGCTACAACCGTGCCGCAGCAGGTGACTGGCAGACCTTGCCCGACGACTTCTTCAGCGTGCTGCGCACCGCGCTGCAGATTGCCCAGGCCAGCGACGGCGCGTTCGATCCCACGGTCGGGCCAATGGTCGAGCTGTGGGGCTTTGGCGCCTCTGGCGGCCGGCGACGCGTACCCTCGCCCGAGCAGATCGCGCAGGCGCGCCTGCGCTGTGGTTGGCGACGCCTGCAACTGGATGGCAGGCGGTTGCTGCAACCCGGCGCTGTCGCACTGGATCTGTCCGGCATCGCCAAAGGCTTCGGAGTGGACTGCGTACACCATGCGTTGCGACAGGCCGACATCGAGGACGCCTTGATCGACGTGGGCGGCGAACTGTTCGGCTATGGACGCAAACCCGATGGCAGCGCATGGCGTGTACTGGTCGAATCCGCGCCCGATGAGGACGCCGGCGCTGCCTTGCCGACACGTGTGCTTGCCTTGGACGGGCTGGCAGTCGCCACATCCGGCGATCGTTGGCACCGCTTCGATGCCGACGGCATGCGCTACGCGCACACCTTCGACCCACGGACCGGAGCGCCGATTCCGCACGCGCCTGCCGCCGTCACCGTCCTGGCACGCGACGCCATGCAGGCCGATGCCTGGGCCACCGCGATGACCGTGCTCGGCACCGACGCCGGGCTCGCCCATGCCGCCAGGACCGACCTGGCAGTGCGCTTCCTGACGCGCCACGATGGCAGCTTGCACGAAGCGATGAGCCCCGCATTCGAGCGGAATCTGGCGGCGTCATGA
- a CDS encoding HutD family protein, with protein MQLTDLSSRVIPATEYHRERWRNQLGWTREILRLGEPEAWVLRLSIAEIERDAAFSAFPGIDRELVLLHGNGMRLQFGAGVLDPGDGAAHADGLITGTTDGDGGDAGTAGAARVVELLPPYQRVRFAGEEAVDARLLDGPTQDFNLMWRRDLLHTELLHRPLVGTMLFFADPGSAWAIHLLAGQASFGRDSELPPLAAGDTAWLSASTRTRYVLEGGGELLAIRVSPRAGTSD; from the coding sequence ATGCAGCTGACAGACCTGAGCAGCCGGGTGATCCCGGCCACCGAGTACCACCGCGAGCGGTGGCGCAATCAATTGGGTTGGACACGCGAGATCCTGCGGCTCGGGGAACCCGAGGCCTGGGTATTGCGGCTGTCCATTGCCGAGATTGAACGCGATGCTGCGTTTTCTGCATTCCCGGGGATCGATCGCGAACTGGTGCTGCTGCACGGAAACGGGATGCGGCTGCAGTTTGGTGCTGGCGTGCTCGATCCGGGTGATGGCGCTGCTCATGCGGATGGCCTGATCACCGGCACCACCGATGGCGATGGTGGCGACGCAGGCACTGCCGGCGCCGCGCGCGTGGTCGAGTTGCTGCCGCCTTACCAGCGCGTCCGATTCGCTGGCGAGGAGGCCGTCGATGCGCGCTTGCTCGATGGGCCGACGCAGGATTTCAATCTGATGTGGCGCCGCGATCTGCTGCATACCGAGCTCCTGCATCGCCCCTTGGTCGGCACGATGCTGTTCTTCGCGGATCCGGGCAGCGCCTGGGCCATTCACCTGCTGGCGGGCCAGGCCAGCTTTGGGCGCGACAGTGAACTGCCACCACTGGCTGCCGGCGATACCGCATGGCTGAGTGCATCGACGCGCACCCGTTACGTACTCGAGGGCGGCGGCGAGCTGCTGGCGATCCGCGTCAGTCCGCGTGCCGGAACCTCTGATTAG
- a CDS encoding DUF4198 domain-containing protein → MKRSLVLIAMLAALPVSALAHKAWLLPSQTVIAGEAPWITVDAAVSNDLFYFNHVPLRLDNLSITAPDGSTLKPENPATGKYRSVFDLQLTQPGTYKLAIINAGLFASWKEDGKPKRWRGNEASFATEVPKNAQELQVSQSLNRVETFVTRGAPTTTALKPSGKGIELIPVTHPNDLVAGEAAQFTLQLDGKPAAGLEIEIVRGGTRYRDAQNEIKFNTDAKGGFSVTWPEPGMYWLEATSEDSKTSLPQAKQRRLGYVATLEVLPQ, encoded by the coding sequence ATGAAACGTTCGCTCGTCCTGATCGCCATGCTCGCCGCACTACCGGTCAGCGCACTCGCCCACAAGGCCTGGTTGCTGCCGTCGCAGACCGTCATCGCCGGCGAGGCGCCGTGGATCACCGTCGATGCGGCAGTGTCCAACGACCTGTTCTACTTCAACCACGTGCCGCTGCGCCTGGACAACCTGAGCATCACCGCGCCCGACGGCAGCACGCTCAAGCCGGAAAATCCGGCCACCGGCAAGTACCGCAGCGTGTTCGACCTGCAGCTCACCCAGCCCGGCACCTACAAGCTCGCCATCATCAATGCCGGGCTGTTCGCCAGCTGGAAGGAAGACGGCAAGCCCAAGCGCTGGCGCGGCAACGAGGCCAGCTTTGCCACCGAAGTGCCGAAGAACGCGCAGGAATTGCAGGTCTCGCAATCGCTCAATCGCGTGGAAACCTTCGTGACCCGTGGCGCGCCAACCACCACAGCGCTCAAGCCCAGCGGCAAGGGCATCGAGCTGATTCCGGTGACCCACCCCAACGATCTGGTCGCAGGTGAAGCGGCGCAGTTCACCCTGCAGCTGGACGGCAAGCCGGCAGCCGGGCTGGAGATCGAGATCGTGCGCGGCGGCACGCGCTATCGCGATGCGCAGAACGAGATCAAGTTCAATACCGACGCCAAGGGCGGCTTCAGCGTGACGTGGCCGGAACCGGGCATGTACTGGCTGGAAGCCACCAGCGAAGACAGCAAGACCTCGCTGCCGCAGGCCAAGCAACGCCGCCTTGGCTATGTCGCCACACTGGAAGTGTTGCCGCAGTAA
- a CDS encoding DUF2271 domain-containing protein, with product MRATLTIALSGLLAMPAYAATLDINVEIPKLTVAEYHRPYVAIWLEGADQKVAANLAVWYQSKDTAEGHGTKWLPDLRQWWRKSGRTLEVPVDGVTGPTRPAGAHALSFTDTKGVLKSLPAGQYTLVVEAAREVGGRELVKVPFSWPAKSAQTAKASGSSELGAVSLVAKP from the coding sequence ATGCGCGCCACCCTGACTATCGCTCTGAGCGGCCTGCTCGCCATGCCGGCGTATGCGGCCACGCTCGACATCAACGTCGAGATCCCCAAGCTCACTGTCGCCGAATACCACCGCCCGTACGTGGCGATCTGGCTGGAAGGCGCAGACCAGAAGGTCGCCGCCAATCTGGCGGTCTGGTACCAATCCAAGGACACCGCCGAAGGCCACGGAACCAAGTGGTTGCCGGATCTGCGCCAGTGGTGGCGCAAGAGCGGCCGCACTCTGGAGGTGCCGGTCGACGGCGTGACCGGCCCCACCCGGCCTGCCGGCGCGCACGCGTTGTCGTTCACCGATACCAAGGGCGTGCTGAAGTCGCTGCCGGCCGGCCAGTACACGTTGGTGGTGGAAGCCGCGCGCGAAGTCGGCGGCCGCGAACTGGTCAAGGTGCCTTTCAGCTGGCCGGCGAAGTCTGCGCAGACCGCCAAGGCCAGCGGCAGCAGCGAACTCGGCGCCGTCAGCCTGGTCGCCAAACCCTGA
- a CDS encoding PepSY-associated TM helix domain-containing protein encodes MSTSNQTLATTQQRRGFWLRLLHQWHWISSALCLIGMLLFTVTGLTLNHAARIEASPSTEHRTLTLPPALLKALGTRQDGDAPLPPRVAQWLGRELEISIGTRNGEWSPDEVYLALPRPGGDAWLSLDRSSGAIEYERTSRGAIAYLNDLHKGRNAGPAWGWFIDVFAIACLVFCITGLFLLHLHARQRSMTWPLVGLGLLIPLLIALLLIH; translated from the coding sequence ATGTCGACGTCGAACCAGACCCTTGCCACCACCCAGCAACGCCGCGGTTTCTGGCTGCGCCTGCTGCATCAATGGCACTGGATCAGCTCGGCGCTGTGCCTGATCGGCATGCTGCTGTTTACGGTCACCGGGCTCACCCTCAATCACGCCGCGCGTATCGAGGCCAGCCCGTCCACCGAACACCGCACGCTCACCCTGCCGCCAGCGCTGCTGAAGGCCTTGGGCACGCGCCAGGACGGCGATGCACCGCTGCCGCCGCGCGTGGCGCAATGGCTGGGACGCGAGCTGGAGATCAGCATCGGCACGCGCAACGGCGAATGGTCGCCCGACGAGGTCTATCTCGCGCTGCCCCGCCCCGGTGGCGATGCCTGGTTGAGCCTGGACCGCAGCAGCGGCGCGATCGAATACGAGCGCACTTCGCGCGGCGCCATCGCCTATCTCAACGACCTGCACAAGGGCCGCAACGCCGGACCGGCCTGGGGCTGGTTCATCGACGTGTTCGCCATCGCCTGCCTGGTGTTCTGCATCACCGGCCTGTTCCTGCTGCACCTGCATGCGCGTCAGCGCAGCATGACCTGGCCGCTGGTCGGCCTGGGCCTGCTGATTCCGCTGCTGATTGCCTTGCTGTTGATCCACTGA
- a CDS encoding tetratricopeptide repeat protein translates to MSEPVIDPALLMALLQTQPDQAIALLRKAAAGHDVNAQLLLAQLYAEGRGVPADPAMAMLWYEVAANAGHPEAMNQLGRCHELGFGTACNIVLAALWYRRAAEHGLDWGMYNLAHLYGSGRGVAQDHAQALALYRTAAERGHAKSMNFVARYLDQGLACDADPLAARNWYRRAAEAGDFRGQASYATLLADDGDIDQAEHWMRSAIAGGHAGFLQQLTPLLTGATQPRLRALLSDVARRQSLLQASVAATAA, encoded by the coding sequence ATGTCTGAGCCTGTGATCGACCCGGCCCTGTTGATGGCGCTGTTGCAGACACAGCCCGATCAAGCGATCGCGCTGCTGCGCAAGGCGGCCGCCGGGCACGATGTGAATGCACAACTGCTGCTCGCGCAGCTGTACGCGGAAGGCCGCGGCGTTCCCGCCGATCCGGCCATGGCGATGCTGTGGTACGAAGTGGCCGCCAATGCCGGACATCCGGAAGCGATGAATCAACTGGGGCGTTGCCACGAACTGGGCTTCGGCACGGCGTGCAACATCGTGTTGGCCGCGCTGTGGTATCGCCGCGCCGCCGAGCATGGGCTGGATTGGGGCATGTACAACCTCGCGCATCTGTACGGCTCCGGCCGTGGCGTGGCGCAGGACCACGCGCAGGCATTGGCGTTGTATCGCACCGCGGCCGAGCGTGGTCACGCCAAATCGATGAATTTCGTGGCGCGCTATCTCGACCAGGGGCTGGCCTGCGATGCCGATCCACTCGCAGCGCGCAACTGGTATCGCCGTGCTGCCGAAGCAGGCGATTTTCGCGGCCAGGCCAGTTACGCCACCTTGCTGGCAGACGATGGCGACATCGATCAGGCCGAGCACTGGATGCGGTCTGCGATCGCAGGCGGACATGCCGGCTTCCTGCAACAACTCACGCCGCTGCTGACGGGTGCAACGCAGCCACGTCTGCGTGCATTGCTGAGCGACGTGGCGAGGCGACAATCGCTACTGCAGGCATCCGTCGCAGCAACCGCGGCCTGA
- a CDS encoding TonB-dependent siderophore receptor: protein MTPRISPLTSAVLLTLSAPAFAQPGDAPAPPGAVDLDAIRVQQERAQKPSSPKYTEALRDTPQTITVVTKQTMDQQNLLSLRDVLSTLPGITFGAGEGGGGYGDSINLRGFTASSDITTDGVRDSAQYSRSDTFNLEAVELINGANSAMSGAGSVGGNINLVTKTAGQGDFTNVVVGGGSDRYGRLTADSNYDFDNGTAVRLNAMGHTQDVPGRDEEFRHRWGFAPSVAFGLGSDTRFTLSYLHQHDNNLPQYGVPFALSPFNDGPLPGVDPETFFGYRNTSRQEIDVDMLTGVLEMDFDDSVKLRSLARVQRVDQTTNATAPQGTWCLPNGTDPYTGRACVGQPAASWNPNSGPRGLVRETENFIAHSQTDLTATLHTGAIEHRVVAGVAFSKEDFELDSGTTFRNADGSTTGITYPVQSFDNPYNIWTGPQNYFRTGHSKGSLTNQAVYLFDTLQFNEQWMLNLGGRYEHNEGDSTTYTVNAAGNVTGVSAGFPAGSEEDLFSYRAGLVFKPVENASLYLSYANSKTPSKASVNGSCTPIATATAGANCNVAPETAVNIELGGKWDVLDQRLALTAAVFRNERENYKVNSGDPLIPEQVLDGKARVDGIALGAAGYLTERWSIFANYTFLDSEVLQSVSNRTESLTGDPVAGRELVQTPRNAGNIWTTYTLNQWTFGYGVTYQGGFYPNNSSAAAYIKTDDYWVHRAMVGLRVNDWLSLQLNVNNLFDEEYYTSVRNNLTVNAAGTVTAGSGWALPGEGRSAVLSATFSF from the coding sequence ATGACTCCCAGGATTTCCCCGCTCACCTCGGCCGTGCTGTTGACCCTGTCCGCTCCCGCGTTCGCCCAGCCCGGCGACGCGCCAGCGCCTCCGGGCGCGGTGGATCTGGATGCCATCCGGGTACAGCAGGAACGTGCGCAAAAACCGTCCTCGCCCAAGTACACCGAAGCGCTGCGCGACACGCCGCAGACCATCACGGTCGTCACCAAGCAGACCATGGACCAGCAGAACCTGCTGTCGCTGCGCGATGTGCTGAGCACGCTGCCCGGTATCACCTTCGGCGCGGGCGAAGGCGGCGGCGGGTATGGCGACAGCATCAACCTGCGCGGCTTCACCGCCAGCAGCGACATCACCACCGATGGCGTGCGCGACAGCGCGCAGTACAGCCGCAGCGACACCTTCAACCTGGAAGCGGTGGAGCTGATCAACGGCGCCAACTCGGCCATGTCCGGCGCCGGTTCGGTCGGTGGCAACATCAATCTGGTGACCAAGACCGCCGGCCAGGGCGATTTCACCAACGTCGTGGTCGGTGGCGGCAGCGACCGCTATGGCCGGCTGACCGCCGACAGCAATTACGATTTCGACAACGGCACCGCCGTGCGCCTGAACGCGATGGGCCACACCCAGGACGTGCCGGGACGCGATGAGGAATTCCGTCATCGCTGGGGCTTTGCGCCATCGGTGGCGTTCGGCCTGGGCTCGGATACCCGCTTCACCCTGAGCTACCTGCACCAGCACGACAACAACCTGCCGCAGTACGGCGTGCCGTTCGCACTCAGCCCGTTCAACGACGGCCCGCTGCCCGGCGTGGACCCGGAGACCTTCTTCGGGTATCGCAATACCTCGCGTCAGGAAATCGACGTGGACATGCTGACCGGCGTGCTGGAAATGGATTTCGACGACAGCGTCAAACTGCGCAGCCTGGCGCGCGTGCAGCGCGTCGACCAGACCACCAATGCCACTGCACCGCAGGGCACCTGGTGCCTGCCCAACGGCACCGACCCGTACACCGGCCGCGCCTGCGTCGGCCAGCCAGCGGCCAGCTGGAACCCCAACAGCGGCCCGCGCGGCCTGGTGCGCGAGACGGAAAACTTCATCGCGCATAGCCAGACCGACCTGACCGCCACCTTGCACACCGGCGCCATCGAGCACCGCGTGGTCGCTGGCGTGGCCTTCAGCAAGGAAGACTTCGAACTCGATAGCGGCACCACCTTCCGCAATGCCGATGGCTCCACCACGGGCATCACCTACCCGGTGCAGTCCTTCGACAATCCGTACAACATCTGGACCGGGCCGCAAAATTACTTCCGCACCGGACACAGCAAGGGCAGCCTGACCAATCAGGCGGTCTACCTGTTCGACACGCTGCAGTTCAACGAGCAATGGATGCTCAACCTGGGCGGCCGCTACGAACACAACGAAGGCGACAGCACCACCTACACCGTCAATGCCGCCGGCAACGTCACCGGTGTAAGCGCGGGCTTCCCGGCCGGCAGCGAAGAGGACCTGTTCTCGTATCGCGCCGGTCTGGTGTTCAAGCCGGTCGAGAACGCCAGCCTGTATCTGTCCTACGCCAACAGCAAGACGCCGTCCAAGGCCTCGGTCAACGGCTCGTGCACGCCGATCGCCACCGCCACCGCCGGTGCCAACTGCAACGTCGCGCCGGAAACGGCGGTCAACATCGAGCTGGGCGGCAAGTGGGACGTGCTGGACCAGCGCCTGGCGCTGACCGCTGCGGTGTTCCGCAACGAGCGCGAAAACTACAAGGTCAACAGCGGCGATCCGCTGATCCCCGAGCAGGTGCTGGACGGCAAGGCGCGTGTGGACGGCATCGCGCTCGGCGCGGCCGGTTACCTGACCGAGCGCTGGTCGATCTTCGCCAACTACACCTTCCTCGACAGCGAAGTGCTGCAGAGCGTGTCCAACCGCACCGAGAGCCTCACCGGCGACCCGGTGGCCGGACGCGAGCTGGTGCAGACCCCGCGCAATGCCGGCAACATCTGGACCACCTATACGCTCAACCAGTGGACCTTCGGCTACGGCGTCACCTACCAGGGCGGTTTCTATCCGAACAATTCCTCGGCGGCCGCGTACATCAAGACCGACGATTACTGGGTGCACCGCGCGATGGTCGGCCTGCGTGTCAACGACTGGCTCAGCCTGCAGTTGAACGTCAACAACCTGTTCGACGAGGAGTACTACACCAGCGTGCGCAACAACCTCACTGTCAACGCGGCCGGCACCGTGACCGCCGGCAGTGGCTGGGCGCTTCCGGGCGAAGGTCGCTCGGCGGTGTTGAGCGCCACCTTCAGTTTCTGA
- a CDS encoding sulfite reductase flavoprotein subunit alpha, with protein sequence MSVASPRVWMGNGMALLVLAALIGWLARLHDGAWWAAPTPHRWQWAAVGMAAYAVLCAAVFLRRRARADTPHGDSSGVLIVWASQTGFARELAERSAAALQSAGIGVHALPLQAVGAEQLARVPRLLCIVSTTGEGDAPDHAQAAVRHWLADNGQDLAAMQYAVLALGDRRYTQFCAFGRHVDDRLQARGGTRLFERIEVDNADPRALQQWQQRLSALAPALATQPDWSVPTYAAWQLRERVHVNPGSAGAPIHRLRLTPIDGTLPPWVAGDIAEIAPENAPESVEAWLQRHRRDGADIVDGRTLRAWLGRSHLPTDAQMAATTSSDATALVHRLLALPHREYSLASTSEEGHAELLIREHRHADGHLGIGSGWLCVHAPVGATIALRLRSNPGFHPPAPEHPMLLIGNGTGIAGLRAHLRARIAVGASDNWLIFGERNAAHDALYAEELQQWQHAGWIARLDLVYSRDHTPAVRYVQHALAAASDSLRQWIDRGGCIYLCGSLRGMATDVDSTLDILMGIDVRQELLRSGRYRRDVY encoded by the coding sequence ATGAGTGTCGCGAGCCCACGCGTGTGGATGGGTAACGGGATGGCGCTGCTCGTCTTGGCCGCGCTTATCGGATGGCTTGCCCGCCTGCATGACGGTGCGTGGTGGGCCGCGCCCACACCGCATCGTTGGCAATGGGCCGCCGTCGGGATGGCCGCGTATGCCGTGCTGTGCGCTGCGGTCTTCCTGCGCCGCCGGGCTCGCGCCGACACCCCGCACGGCGACAGCAGCGGCGTGTTGATCGTGTGGGCAAGCCAGACCGGGTTCGCACGCGAACTGGCCGAACGCAGCGCCGCTGCCTTGCAATCGGCAGGCATCGGCGTCCATGCATTGCCGCTGCAAGCAGTGGGTGCAGAGCAGCTCGCGCGCGTGCCACGTTTGCTGTGCATCGTCAGCACCACGGGCGAAGGCGACGCCCCGGATCACGCGCAGGCTGCGGTGCGTCACTGGCTCGCCGACAACGGGCAGGATCTGGCCGCCATGCAATACGCGGTGCTGGCGCTCGGCGATCGCCGTTACACCCAGTTCTGCGCATTCGGCAGGCATGTCGACGACCGCCTGCAGGCGCGCGGCGGCACCCGCCTGTTCGAGCGGATCGAGGTCGACAATGCCGACCCGCGCGCCTTGCAGCAATGGCAACAGCGCCTGTCGGCATTGGCGCCTGCCCTTGCAACGCAGCCCGACTGGAGCGTGCCGACTTACGCCGCCTGGCAGCTGCGCGAACGCGTCCACGTCAATCCAGGCAGCGCAGGCGCACCGATCCATCGACTGCGTCTCACGCCCATCGATGGCACGCTGCCGCCATGGGTTGCCGGCGACATCGCCGAGATCGCACCGGAAAACGCTCCGGAAAGTGTCGAGGCATGGTTGCAGCGCCATCGACGCGACGGCGCAGACATCGTCGACGGTCGTACGCTGCGCGCCTGGCTTGGCCGCTCGCACCTGCCGACCGATGCACAGATGGCGGCCACGACGTCATCGGATGCGACCGCCTTGGTGCATCGCCTGCTCGCGCTGCCGCATCGCGAATACTCGCTGGCATCTACCAGCGAAGAAGGACACGCCGAACTGCTGATCCGCGAACACCGGCATGCCGACGGGCATCTTGGGATCGGCAGTGGCTGGCTGTGCGTGCATGCTCCCGTCGGCGCGACGATCGCCTTGCGCCTGCGCAGCAATCCGGGGTTCCATCCGCCAGCACCCGAGCACCCCATGCTGCTGATCGGCAATGGCACCGGCATCGCCGGCTTGCGCGCCCATCTACGCGCACGAATCGCGGTCGGGGCGAGCGACAACTGGCTGATCTTTGGCGAACGCAATGCCGCGCACGATGCGCTGTATGCCGAAGAACTGCAGCAGTGGCAACACGCTGGCTGGATCGCGCGTCTGGACCTTGTGTATTCGCGCGACCACACCCCAGCGGTGCGTTACGTACAACATGCATTGGCCGCTGCCAGCGATAGCCTGCGCCAGTGGATCGACCGCGGTGGCTGCATCTATCTCTGCGGCAGCCTGCGCGGCATGGCAACCGACGTGGACAGCACCCTCGATATCCTGATGGGCATCGACGTCAGGCAAGAACTGCTACGCAGCGGCCGCTACCGTCGCGACGTGTATTGA